One part of the Microtus ochrogaster isolate Prairie Vole_2 chromosome 16, MicOch1.0, whole genome shotgun sequence genome encodes these proteins:
- the Il9 gene encoding interleukin-9, with the protein MFVASILASALLFSAVGSGLHWKCSTIFGIKDTESLIQNLKDDPASKCSCNTNVTSCLCLPIPSDDCTTPCFLEGVSQVTNATQKTNLSVFSIRLKKTVESLKSNKCPFFSCENPCNQTTAGNTLSFLKSLQATFQKAGVLRRKQA; encoded by the exons ATGTTCGTGGCCTCCATCCTTGCCTCTGCCCTGCTCTTCAGTGCTGTGGGCTCTGGGCTGCACTGGAAATGCAGTACAATCTTTGGGATCAAAGACACCGAGTCACTTATCCAGAATCTGAAG gatgaccctgcctcaaaatgcaGCTGCAACACCAAC GTGACCAGCTGCTTGTGTCTTCCCATCCCATCG GATGATTGTACCACACCGTGCTTCCTGGAGGGAGTGTCACAGGTGACCAATGCCACACAGAAGACAAATCTCTCAGTTTTTTCCATTCGGTTGAAAAAGACAGTTGAAAGCCTAAAGAGCAACAAGTGTCCG TTTTTCTCCTGCGAAAATCCATGCAACCAGACCACAGCAGGCAACACGCTGTCATTTTTGAAGAGTCTCCAGGCGACGTTCCAGAAGGCAGGGGTGCTAAGGCGGAAACAAGCGTGA